The sequence below is a genomic window from Oreochromis niloticus isolate F11D_XX linkage group LG3, O_niloticus_UMD_NMBU, whole genome shotgun sequence.
AAACGGTCTGGGGCGTATCGGAGCCATTTCTGCACTGCCTGTGCAAAGACAAACTCTGACATAGAGTTTGCCCCTAACTGCTGcgtcaggccatctaggacaaaaatacacacacacacacacacaaacaaaaaaagtgaattagagcacatgaataagctcttgttatcTGTCTTCAGcggggagaaagtatgtaaactcctaggctgataaacatgaaagtcaccaggcgtaAATCtgcaaactgccgcatttgattcccaaagagctatgagCGGAAAAAGTGATAAGTCTTTGCATGGTGTGCCGTGCatcctttaaaacaaaataaacatgggGTCGTCGGGCTGTACAAACTACAACCCGAGGACTAAACAAGccaaagaccaaagactccatctccagattaaccagacatgaaagtcttgttattaaaaaagacaaagtaatatagcaaaaaccgGACATAGGACATGTGAAACACACCCAGCAGATCAAtcgatccctttattgttcactttaggctcataaaactacaataaacggtaaaacttaccaaatatgcatctgcacagcgcagtatctttaaatgcccttttttgcttcgtctggtcctttgtttttttccctgcccagttTAGTACCGAGGCCAGCTCGTTTGTGATGGCATAAGCCATTACACAGCGGACttgcacctccagtgtggtccctcCAATCAaggcaaagcgtctcacctatagacacattttaagagatggaattagcgtgtctcatgtcttaaatgtgtatgcaagtgcttgtgtgtatgcCGTTGTTATGCATTTAAATCACATCTGACAGCTATTACACTTTATAGTTACAAAGTGTACATAAGCTTTATATACTTACCATTGCCTTATTTGCCTCTTGCGATTGAAGAGCTGCCTCTGCATTGTTTAGCTCCTCAATGTTGTGCAAGGGCAAATCCAAAGGGAGTACCCCAGCATCTACCGATTCATTGGAGCTGGTATTGCGGATGGCTCTGACCTCCTCACGGAGTTCGTTAAGAGATCTCGTCAGGTCTGACAGCATAGTTAACATCTTTTGTGAGGTCGCATCTGTTTCAAAGAACAATTCCAGAAAGATTAATGGCTTAAg
It includes:
- the LOC109201363 gene encoding uncharacterized protein LOC109201363 isoform X1, yielding MQNVTPSLMDILVFRLSLLKPLIFLELFFETDATSQKMLTMLSDLTRSLNELREEVRAIRNTSSNESVDAGVLPLDLPLHNIEELNNAEAALQSQEANKAMVRRFALIGGTTLEVQVRCVMAYAITNELASVLNWAGKKTKDQTKQKRAFKDTALCRCIFDGLTQQLGANSMSEFVFAQAVQKWLRYAPDRLGGAGRTSSVPIPE
- the LOC109201363 gene encoding uncharacterized protein LOC109201363 isoform X2; this encodes MLTMLSDLTRSLNELREEVRAIRNTSSNESVDAGVLPLDLPLHNIEELNNAEAALQSQEANKAMVRRFALIGGTTLEVQVRCVMAYAITNELASVLNWAGKKTKDQTKQKRAFKDTALCRCIFDGLTQQLGANSMSEFVFAQAVQKWLRYAPDRLGGAGRTSSVPIPE